The Nesterenkonia xinjiangensis genome contains a region encoding:
- a CDS encoding AzlC family ABC transporter permease, which yields MENQQCSSLRQAHSNARRREVAQGLRASLAAGLGLFPIGVALGMLVVQSGLPWWVAPLLSAVVFTGSLELLLVGMIASVTPLATIALTTLLVNFRHAFYAVSFPLRAVRSPLGKAYSMHALVDEAYAVTASDPGRWSGRSLLALQIAVHSYWIGGGLAGVAVAQLMPHPVQGLEFALCALFITLTLDSCRTRGDVPSLLLGGLSFTGALVLVPEHGLLLGMVGLLGGLVVRHLVRRSLGRGSAARASREREALHA from the coding sequence ATGGAGAATCAACAGTGCTCGAGCCTGCGCCAGGCTCACTCGAATGCACGACGCCGGGAGGTCGCCCAGGGCTTGCGCGCCTCGCTCGCCGCCGGGTTGGGTCTCTTCCCCATCGGGGTGGCCCTGGGCATGCTCGTGGTCCAGTCCGGGCTGCCCTGGTGGGTGGCGCCGCTGCTCTCCGCGGTGGTCTTCACCGGGTCCCTGGAGCTGCTGCTGGTCGGGATGATCGCCTCGGTGACCCCGCTGGCCACCATCGCGCTGACCACTCTGCTCGTGAACTTCCGCCACGCCTTCTATGCGGTGAGCTTCCCGCTGCGGGCCGTGCGTTCGCCGCTGGGGAAGGCCTACTCCATGCATGCCCTGGTCGACGAGGCCTATGCGGTCACGGCCTCGGACCCGGGGCGCTGGTCAGGGCGAAGCCTCCTGGCCCTGCAGATCGCTGTCCACTCCTACTGGATCGGGGGTGGGCTGGCCGGCGTCGCCGTGGCCCAGCTCATGCCGCATCCGGTCCAGGGGCTGGAGTTCGCACTCTGCGCCCTGTTCATCACGCTGACGCTGGACAGCTGCCGCACGCGGGGTGACGTCCCCTCGCTGCTGCTGGGTGGGCTGAGCTTCACCGGGGCCCTGGTCCTGGTTCCGGAGCATGGCCTGCTGCTGGGGATGGTCGGTCTCCTCGGCGGGCTGGTGGTGCGTCACCTGGTGAGACGGAGTCTCGGCCGCGGCTCCGCCGCCCGGGCATCTCGTGAGAGGGAGGCCCTCCATGCCTGA
- a CDS encoding GntR family transcriptional regulator, with translation MTHHSPGHDSSAVEFTAPMTRGEAVAQRLRQEILSGELPPGTPMRDAELAARLGVSITPVRESVATLMAEGLIEALPNKRRRVAVLTQRQAEELSDLLGLLLLGALERLPLSSPEQSPVSEVSAAARHMARACRSVTRDAAEPAYRAFATTLIRATGHTELIRIAIPTLRRTLSMFRQYPVEPLLPTWAEALDDVVHHLDAMDAAESRAAAEEARSAAATRFSRLLADLLDIIRTGEGTPEGPHAGRAQPAG, from the coding sequence ATGACACACCACTCTCCGGGACACGATTCATCCGCCGTGGAATTCACCGCGCCGATGACCAGGGGAGAGGCTGTGGCCCAGCGTCTGCGCCAGGAGATCCTCTCCGGCGAACTCCCACCGGGGACGCCGATGCGCGACGCCGAGCTGGCCGCACGGCTGGGTGTGAGCATCACACCGGTGCGCGAATCGGTGGCCACGTTGATGGCCGAAGGTCTCATCGAGGCGCTGCCCAACAAGCGTCGCCGCGTGGCCGTGCTGACCCAGCGGCAGGCCGAAGAGCTCAGCGACCTCCTGGGTTTGCTCCTGCTCGGGGCCCTGGAACGACTTCCCCTGAGCTCGCCCGAGCAGTCCCCGGTCAGCGAGGTCTCCGCGGCGGCACGCCATATGGCCCGGGCCTGCCGCTCGGTCACGCGTGACGCGGCTGAACCCGCCTACCGCGCGTTCGCCACCACGCTGATCCGCGCCACAGGCCACACCGAACTGATCAGGATTGCCATCCCCACGCTGCGACGCACCCTGAGCATGTTCCGGCAGTATCCGGTGGAACCGCTGCTGCCCACCTGGGCGGAGGCGCTGGACGACGTCGTCCACCACCTGGACGCCATGGACGCCGCCGAGAGCCGGGCCGCGGCCGAGGAGGCCCGCAGCGCCGCAGCGACACGCTTCTCCCGACTCCTGGCCGACCTCCTGGACATCATCCGCACCGGCGAAGGCACTCCAGAGGGGCCCCACGCCGGCCGGGCCCAGCCCGCCGGCTGA
- a CDS encoding branched-chain amino acid transporter permease yields MPEVGYILMAVGVVFAVTFTLRALPFALLAPLRESVFLRSLGWWMPAGVMVILAGVTLQKSAGESWEHLPHALVAGAVTVGVHLGCGRNTLVSVGAGTATFVGLVATF; encoded by the coding sequence ATGCCTGAGGTCGGCTACATCCTCATGGCCGTGGGGGTGGTCTTTGCGGTCACCTTCACGCTGCGCGCTCTGCCCTTCGCTCTGCTGGCCCCGCTGCGTGAGTCGGTGTTCCTGCGGTCCCTGGGGTGGTGGATGCCCGCCGGGGTGATGGTGATCCTCGCCGGAGTGACGCTGCAGAAGTCAGCGGGGGAGTCGTGGGAGCACCTGCCGCATGCGCTGGTGGCCGGGGCGGTCACCGTGGGAGTGCATCTGGGGTGCGGGCGGAACACGCTGGTGAGCGTCGGTGCGGGCACGGCGACCTTCGTCGGGCTGGTCGCCACGTTCTGA
- a CDS encoding HAD family hydrolase yields the protein MTTPGSAPRTRLLLLDFDGTVCLGDDPVLAYAARVDAILTERGQQPLIRDAVARAFAADDLLVEEIAYDEYGVPLGVEQEPGHRLAADGTAHSAHPVSWPVQDGYQLVQLLARQAGLSDVEAGQAFLGGREDLLARGLESTDVHAPDGLAELLEQVRRTALVVLVTNSPAGAFAPWLRALGLTEAFDAVINDARKPFGMPEALRLACAVESPERPIAADQVLSVGDIWRNDLAPVAALGGTTLLLDRFATGLGEPDHRARRVADAVDIIGSWAGQESQLHGGVPG from the coding sequence GTGACGACCCCCGGTTCCGCGCCCCGCACCCGACTGCTGCTCCTCGACTTCGACGGCACCGTCTGCCTCGGCGATGATCCGGTGCTGGCCTATGCCGCCCGGGTGGACGCCATACTCACCGAGCGTGGTCAGCAGCCACTGATCCGCGACGCCGTCGCCCGCGCCTTCGCCGCGGACGACCTGCTCGTCGAGGAGATCGCCTACGACGAGTACGGTGTCCCGCTCGGCGTGGAGCAGGAGCCCGGCCACCGGCTCGCCGCCGACGGGACGGCGCACAGCGCTCACCCCGTCTCCTGGCCCGTGCAGGACGGCTACCAGCTGGTCCAGCTGCTCGCCCGGCAGGCGGGGCTCAGTGACGTCGAGGCGGGGCAGGCGTTCCTCGGTGGGCGCGAGGACCTCCTCGCCCGTGGGCTGGAGTCCACCGATGTCCATGCTCCGGACGGACTCGCCGAGCTCCTGGAGCAGGTGCGCCGCACCGCCCTCGTCGTGCTGGTGACCAATTCTCCGGCCGGAGCCTTCGCCCCCTGGCTCCGAGCACTGGGCCTCACTGAGGCCTTCGATGCGGTGATCAACGACGCCCGTAAGCCCTTCGGTATGCCCGAGGCGCTGCGTCTCGCCTGCGCGGTGGAGAGTCCTGAGAGGCCGATCGCTGCTGACCAGGTGCTCTCGGTGGGGGACATCTGGCGCAACGACCTCGCCCCGGTGGCCGCCCTCGGCGGCACCACCCTGCTGCTGGACCGGTTCGCCACCGGTCTCGGAGAGCCGGATCACCGAGCCCGGCGCGTCGCCGATGCCGTGGACATCATCGGCAGCTGGGCGGGCCAGGAGAGTCAGCTCCACGGTGGTGTGCCCGGCTGA
- a CDS encoding LysR family transcriptional regulator has product MDAAEVNPPRNADDDGLLALDPPRRGEEEKLDLRKLLLFERAVAAGSLSAAAHELGWSQPAVSQQLSALERSLGTRLLTRTTRGVVPTPAGRIMLGRAEAIRTQARAALEDLRSAASTTDQTLRIAAFPSLVGGALAQSLEQLASSGGGGFEVLEHEPPEALDLLRRGRVDVALIFRHENGEPIPSGHRAVTLGRDRHRLILPRRWGLDHDILELADAADLPWVAGCQRCTQHLTQVCSEAGFTPRIRHVTDDPQAIQALVAHGLGVALIPRLALRTPGAAGYADRIDVVELPHLAPREITAVHPESWTGTARLDELIAALRRRI; this is encoded by the coding sequence ATGGATGCTGCAGAGGTGAATCCTCCCCGGAACGCGGACGACGACGGCCTGCTCGCCCTCGACCCGCCCCGCCGGGGTGAGGAGGAGAAGCTGGATCTCCGCAAGCTCCTGCTCTTCGAACGTGCCGTGGCCGCCGGAAGCCTCAGCGCCGCAGCCCACGAGCTCGGCTGGTCACAGCCCGCGGTCTCCCAGCAGCTCTCCGCCCTGGAACGCTCGCTCGGCACCCGGCTGCTCACCCGCACCACCCGCGGCGTGGTCCCCACCCCAGCTGGGCGCATCATGCTCGGCCGCGCCGAGGCCATCCGCACCCAGGCCCGCGCCGCGCTGGAGGACCTGCGCTCGGCGGCGAGCACCACGGACCAGACCCTGCGCATCGCGGCCTTCCCCTCCCTGGTCGGCGGAGCGCTGGCCCAGTCGCTGGAGCAGCTCGCCTCCAGCGGCGGAGGCGGCTTCGAGGTCCTCGAACATGAGCCTCCCGAGGCCCTGGACCTGCTGCGCCGGGGCCGGGTCGACGTCGCCCTGATCTTCCGCCACGAGAACGGCGAACCGATCCCCTCCGGGCATCGCGCGGTCACCCTCGGAAGGGACCGACACCGGCTCATCCTCCCTCGCCGCTGGGGGCTGGACCACGACATCCTCGAACTCGCCGACGCCGCCGACCTGCCGTGGGTGGCCGGCTGCCAGCGATGCACCCAACACCTGACGCAGGTCTGCAGCGAGGCCGGCTTCACTCCGCGCATCCGTCACGTCACCGACGATCCCCAGGCCATCCAGGCGCTCGTCGCCCACGGGCTCGGCGTGGCACTCATCCCTCGCCTCGCGCTGCGCACCCCTGGGGCGGCCGGCTATGCCGACCGGATCGACGTCGTCGAGCTCCCGCACCTGGCCCCGCGCGAGATCACCGCCGTCCACCCGGAGAGTTGGACCGGCACCGCACGCCTGGACGAACTCATCGCCGCCCTGCGCCGCCGGATCTGA
- a CDS encoding aspartate/glutamate racemase family protein — MHRIGLLGGMSWHSTEQYYRRINTAVAHAKGGHSSAPLLIDSADFAEIRAFQIAEDWPAAGEALADSARRLVAGGAEALAIATNLMHKVAPAVEAAVEVPLLHIGDAIADQAHRQGATTLGVLGTAPTMLDTFYRARLEAHGIDVLVPDPDTCALLHRRIFSELTLGTFTDSTRVEFAAAMGDLRERGADAVVLGCTEIGILVPPASAPVPALDSVDAHVAALTRFCLHSDLPLGPGPLSGTASGVPASAAG, encoded by the coding sequence ATGCACAGGATCGGGCTGCTCGGCGGGATGAGCTGGCACTCCACCGAGCAGTACTACCGCCGGATCAACACCGCCGTCGCGCACGCGAAGGGCGGGCACTCCAGCGCCCCGCTGCTCATCGACTCGGCGGACTTCGCCGAGATCCGCGCCTTCCAGATCGCAGAGGACTGGCCTGCCGCCGGGGAGGCGCTCGCGGACTCCGCCCGACGTCTGGTGGCCGGCGGCGCCGAGGCCCTCGCCATCGCCACGAACCTGATGCACAAGGTCGCCCCCGCGGTGGAGGCCGCCGTGGAGGTCCCGCTGCTGCACATCGGCGACGCGATCGCCGACCAGGCTCACCGGCAGGGCGCCACCACTCTAGGGGTCCTCGGCACCGCACCCACCATGCTCGACACCTTCTATCGGGCCCGGCTCGAGGCGCACGGCATCGACGTCCTCGTCCCGGACCCCGACACCTGCGCCCTCCTGCACCGTCGCATCTTCTCCGAACTCACCCTGGGCACCTTCACCGACTCCACTCGGGTGGAGTTCGCCGCCGCCATGGGTGACCTTCGTGAGCGCGGCGCCGACGCCGTCGTCCTGGGCTGCACCGAGATCGGGATCCTCGTCCCGCCGGCCTCGGCCCCGGTCCCCGCGCTGGACTCGGTGGATGCCCACGTCGCGGCGCTCACCCGCTTCTGCCTGCACAGCGACCTTCCTCTCGGCCCCGGTCCGCTCTCGGGCACGGCGTCCGGCGTGCCCGCATCCGCCGCGGGCTAG
- the phnD gene encoding phosphate/phosphite/phosphonate ABC transporter substrate-binding protein — protein sequence MKTTSTFALGGVLTLVLAGCVADSDDDGDAGEAGGDSEEALVLGLVPSQDMDQLVEDADALAEQLSEELDREVEPYITDNYAGLVTAMQTEQADIGMFGPIALVQAIDQADAEAVLQAVRYGSDTYVTQWFTNDPDTYCLDEPVMAETGQGYEMLFCNGTDTASSGPVGEEALELIEEGETISFVDEGSASGYYYPATQLEVLNGFDPFSDIDAQFAGGHPNSVLNVYNGEISVGVSFDDARESVVEEQEDVGDEVVVFAWSEDIPNDGIALAAHLSDEEKQAITDGFLALTESEEGQEVLFDVYEIDDLVEANVDALDAAREVAANFGDDE from the coding sequence ATGAAGACCACATCCACTTTCGCGCTGGGCGGCGTGCTCACGCTCGTCCTGGCCGGCTGTGTCGCCGACTCCGATGACGACGGCGACGCCGGCGAGGCCGGTGGGGACTCCGAGGAAGCCCTCGTCCTCGGTCTCGTGCCCTCCCAGGACATGGACCAGCTCGTCGAGGATGCCGACGCACTGGCCGAGCAGCTCAGCGAGGAGCTGGACCGCGAGGTCGAGCCCTACATCACCGACAACTACGCCGGGCTGGTCACGGCCATGCAGACCGAGCAGGCAGACATCGGGATGTTCGGCCCCATCGCCCTGGTCCAGGCCATCGATCAGGCCGATGCCGAAGCCGTGCTGCAGGCGGTGCGCTATGGCTCCGACACCTACGTCACCCAGTGGTTCACCAACGACCCGGACACCTACTGCCTCGACGAGCCGGTCATGGCCGAGACGGGTCAGGGCTACGAGATGCTGTTCTGCAACGGCACCGATACTGCCTCATCGGGCCCCGTCGGCGAAGAGGCCCTCGAGCTGATCGAAGAGGGCGAGACCATCTCCTTCGTGGATGAAGGATCCGCCTCCGGCTACTACTACCCGGCCACCCAGCTTGAGGTCCTCAACGGCTTCGACCCGTTCAGCGACATCGACGCGCAGTTCGCCGGCGGCCACCCGAACTCCGTGCTCAACGTCTACAACGGTGAGATCAGCGTGGGCGTCAGCTTCGACGACGCCCGCGAGTCCGTCGTCGAGGAGCAGGAGGACGTCGGAGACGAAGTGGTGGTCTTCGCCTGGAGCGAGGACATCCCCAATGACGGGATCGCGCTGGCCGCGCACCTCAGCGACGAGGAGAAGCAGGCGATCACCGACGGGTTCCTGGCGCTGACCGAGTCGGAGGAGGGTCAGGAGGTCCTCTTCGACGTCTATGAGATTGACGACCTCGTGGAGGCCAACGTCGATGCCCTCGACGCCGCCCGTGAGGTGGCCGCCAACTTCGGCGACGACGAGTAA
- the phnC gene encoding phosphonate ABC transporter ATP-binding protein: MIRFENVDVVYPGGFQGLKNVSLAVEKGEFVVIVGLSGAGKSTLIRTINGLVPYTSGTLTVGGDVVDAGSRRGLRRLRSRVGMIFQSFNLVTRISVLSNVLVGRSSQTSSWRSLLGWYKPQDKEIAFRSLERVGIVEKAYVRASTLSGGQQQRVAIARVLAQDPEVILADEPVASLDPPTAHKVLQDLRRINRELGITTIVNLHHLDMARRYADRVIGMRGGEVVFDGPVEEATDVAIEAVYQRSLTAEDVVVDGSPVESAGR, translated from the coding sequence ATGATCAGATTCGAGAACGTCGACGTCGTCTATCCCGGCGGCTTCCAAGGGCTGAAGAACGTGAGCCTCGCGGTGGAGAAGGGAGAGTTCGTCGTCATCGTCGGACTCTCCGGTGCTGGCAAGTCCACCCTCATCCGCACCATCAACGGCCTGGTGCCCTACACCTCGGGCACCCTCACCGTGGGAGGCGACGTCGTCGACGCCGGCTCCCGGCGCGGGCTGCGGCGGCTGCGTTCCCGGGTGGGCATGATCTTCCAGTCCTTCAACCTCGTCACGCGCATCTCCGTGCTCTCCAATGTGCTGGTCGGACGGTCCTCGCAGACCTCCTCCTGGCGATCTCTGCTGGGCTGGTACAAACCGCAGGACAAGGAGATCGCCTTCCGGTCCCTGGAGCGGGTGGGCATCGTGGAGAAGGCCTACGTCCGGGCCTCGACGCTCTCGGGCGGACAGCAGCAGCGGGTGGCCATCGCTCGGGTGCTCGCCCAGGACCCCGAGGTGATCCTCGCTGACGAGCCGGTGGCCTCCCTGGACCCGCCCACCGCGCACAAGGTGCTGCAGGATCTGCGCCGGATCAACCGGGAGCTGGGCATCACCACGATCGTGAACCTGCACCATCTGGACATGGCCCGGCGCTATGCGGATCGGGTGATCGGCATGCGCGGCGGGGAGGTCGTCTTCGACGGCCCGGTGGAGGAGGCCACCGACGTCGCCATCGAGGCGGTGTACCAGCGCTCGCTCACCGCCGAGGACGTCGTCGTGGACGGTTCCCCGGTGGAGAGTGCAGGCCGTTGA
- a CDS encoding Lrp/AsnC family transcriptional regulator, whose product MDSLDHAIIAELEDNGRISNVELAEKIGLTPGPCLRRVQRLEHDGVILGYRAEINPAAVGRNFEVLLDVDLEGFRRPVVLEFEETMESFDEVLELHRLFGSPDYHVRIAVEGLEAYERFLTEKVMAIPGIANVNSRFPMKILKSLRTGG is encoded by the coding sequence ATGGACTCTCTGGACCACGCAATCATCGCAGAGCTCGAGGACAACGGGAGGATCTCGAACGTCGAGCTCGCCGAGAAGATCGGCCTCACCCCGGGGCCCTGCCTGCGACGGGTACAGCGGCTGGAGCACGACGGCGTCATCCTCGGCTACCGGGCCGAGATCAACCCCGCCGCCGTCGGCCGGAACTTCGAGGTGCTGCTGGATGTGGACCTCGAGGGCTTCCGGCGGCCCGTGGTGCTCGAGTTCGAGGAGACCATGGAGTCCTTCGACGAGGTCCTGGAGCTGCACAGGCTCTTCGGATCACCGGACTACCACGTGCGCATCGCCGTGGAGGGGCTCGAGGCGTACGAGCGCTTCCTCACCGAGAAGGTCATGGCTATCCCCGGCATCGCGAACGTCAACTCCCGCTTCCCGATGAAGATCCTGAAATCCCTGCGCACCGGAGGCTGA
- a CDS encoding MFS transporter translates to MMTTLESDRQDGPRPGLHDDGPSLFRAAGPSYFPVALIARFPYAMIVVGVLTLVVSARGSLGLGGLTSAMVGLGAVLCAPLVGAAADRWGQRVVILCAGLASTVTLLVMAWVAYSPLPDYAVLISALLIGATTPQIPPMSRTRLVGIILRRLPIARQNRTLSRTMAYESAADEVTFVFGPMIVGILAAMINPAAPVVGAALLTLVFVTSFALHRSVQAVRPVQGERALAAPVRDLFRGSLLTVLVGALGIGLFFGAVLTSLTSFMSDAGQGESAGLVYGVMGIGSAAFALGSGLFPERFSLRARWLVFAGLMLAGTLMLPFVTGLGGMLAVLGLIGIGLGPTLVTVFSLVSARSPRGRAATAMTVATTGIVVGQSASSALVGQVGEHLGTGVALVAPMLAAAVVLGAGTVNWRMAASETITR, encoded by the coding sequence ATGATGACAACTCTCGAATCCGACCGCCAGGACGGGCCCCGCCCAGGGCTCCACGATGACGGCCCCAGCCTGTTCCGTGCGGCCGGCCCGTCGTACTTCCCCGTGGCGCTCATCGCGCGCTTCCCCTACGCGATGATCGTCGTCGGGGTGCTGACACTGGTGGTCTCCGCCCGTGGCTCGCTGGGGCTGGGCGGGCTGACCTCCGCCATGGTGGGGCTGGGTGCGGTGCTGTGCGCCCCGCTCGTCGGCGCTGCCGCGGACCGGTGGGGGCAGCGGGTCGTGATCCTCTGCGCCGGGCTGGCCAGCACGGTCACGCTGCTGGTGATGGCCTGGGTCGCCTATTCCCCGCTGCCGGACTATGCCGTGCTGATCTCCGCGCTGCTCATCGGCGCGACCACCCCGCAGATCCCGCCGATGTCTCGTACCAGACTGGTCGGGATCATTCTGCGGCGACTTCCGATCGCCCGGCAGAACCGGACCCTGAGCCGCACCATGGCCTATGAGTCGGCGGCGGACGAGGTGACCTTCGTCTTCGGTCCGATGATCGTGGGCATCCTCGCCGCGATGATCAACCCCGCCGCTCCTGTGGTGGGAGCGGCGCTGCTGACTCTGGTCTTCGTGACCTCCTTCGCCCTGCATCGCAGCGTGCAGGCGGTGCGTCCGGTCCAGGGCGAGCGCGCGCTCGCCGCCCCGGTGCGTGACCTGTTCCGCGGCTCGCTGCTGACCGTGCTCGTCGGGGCGCTGGGCATCGGACTGTTCTTCGGTGCGGTGCTGACCTCGTTGACCTCCTTCATGTCCGACGCCGGCCAGGGCGAGAGCGCCGGACTGGTCTACGGGGTCATGGGCATCGGTTCGGCCGCGTTCGCGCTGGGGTCGGGGCTCTTCCCGGAGCGGTTCTCGCTGCGGGCGCGCTGGCTGGTCTTCGCCGGGCTGATGCTGGCCGGCACCCTCATGCTGCCCTTCGTCACCGGTCTCGGCGGCATGCTCGCGGTGCTGGGGCTGATCGGCATCGGCCTGGGCCCCACTCTGGTGACGGTGTTCAGCCTGGTCTCGGCGCGCAGCCCCCGCGGACGAGCCGCCACGGCGATGACCGTGGCGACCACCGGCATCGTGGTCGGTCAGTCGGCGTCCTCGGCGCTGGTCGGTCAGGTCGGCGAGCACCTGGGAACCGGGGTCGCGCTCGTGGCGCCGATGCTCGCAGCCGCGGTGGTGCTGGGGGCAGGGACGGTCAACTGGCGGATGGCCGCCTCCGAGACCATCACCCGCTGA
- the fbaA gene encoding class II fructose-bisphosphate aldolase: MAIATPDKYNEMIDAAKAGGYAFPAVNVTSSQTLNAAIRGFAEAESDGIIQVSTGGAAYWSGASIKDMVAGSLGFAAFAKQVAKNYGVNIALHTDHCPKDKLDGFVLPLLEASEAEVKAGRDPIFNSHMWDGSAETLEENLRIAAELLPRSAAAKQILEVEIGAVGGEEDGVENEINEKLYSTIEDATATVEALGLGEKGRYITALTFGNVHGVYKPGNVKLRPEILKDIQEQTSKKYGKENPFDLVFHGGSGSTEQEISDAVSYGVIKMNIDTDTQYAFTRPVAGHMLSNYDGVLKVDGEVGNKKTYDPRVWGAKAEESMAARIVEASQRLGSAGRTIS; encoded by the coding sequence GTGGCCATCGCAACCCCGGACAAGTACAACGAGATGATCGACGCCGCCAAGGCTGGCGGCTACGCGTTCCCCGCGGTCAACGTGACCAGCTCGCAGACCCTGAACGCGGCGATCCGCGGCTTCGCCGAGGCGGAGTCCGACGGCATCATCCAGGTCTCCACCGGTGGTGCCGCCTACTGGTCTGGCGCCAGCATCAAGGACATGGTCGCCGGTTCGCTGGGCTTCGCGGCCTTCGCGAAGCAGGTGGCGAAGAACTACGGGGTGAACATCGCCCTGCACACCGACCACTGCCCCAAGGACAAGCTGGACGGCTTCGTCCTGCCGCTGCTGGAGGCCTCCGAGGCTGAGGTGAAGGCCGGGCGCGACCCGATCTTCAACTCCCACATGTGGGACGGCTCCGCGGAGACCTTGGAGGAGAACCTGCGCATCGCCGCTGAGCTCCTGCCCCGCTCCGCCGCTGCCAAGCAGATCCTCGAGGTCGAGATCGGCGCCGTCGGCGGCGAGGAGGACGGTGTGGAGAACGAGATCAACGAGAAGCTCTACTCCACCATCGAGGACGCCACCGCCACGGTCGAGGCCCTGGGCCTGGGCGAGAAGGGCCGCTACATCACGGCGCTGACCTTCGGAAACGTGCACGGGGTCTACAAGCCCGGCAACGTGAAGCTGCGCCCGGAGATCCTGAAGGACATCCAGGAGCAGACCTCGAAGAAGTACGGCAAGGAGAACCCGTTCGATCTGGTCTTCCACGGCGGCTCCGGCTCCACCGAGCAGGAGATCTCCGACGCCGTCTCCTACGGCGTGATCAAGATGAACATCGACACGGACACCCAGTACGCCTTCACCCGTCCGGTGGCCGGTCACATGCTCTCCAACTACGACGGCGTCCTGAAGGTCGACGGCGAGGTCGGGAACAAGAAGACCTATGACCCGCGCGTCTGGGGCGCCAAGGCCGAGGAGTCCATGGCCGCCCGCATCGTGGAGGCCTCCCAGCGCCTCGGCTCGGCCGGCCGGACCATCTCCTGA